One window of Mus caroli chromosome 11, CAROLI_EIJ_v1.1, whole genome shotgun sequence genomic DNA carries:
- the Pom121l12 gene encoding POM121-like protein 12 has protein sequence MGSSLGSPQRSLSAPRHRRSRPWPEWVQHSHGPKVPAHLHTPQRVVGTWRRSAIRHPTGVTLGLDLSSAWDTYMKRWLWSVRNPGWTCSPVTVKIAPPEGRGSPLASLEQGAHIAEHPEELPDPCAKETVLRALSQCKKGTRRFDEPLWFEVPEVKNRRQNPEPKRSSAFKPWIKNGVAVSFVPKPGPLNQSIDYMSFNVFKKKTDPQPCIHTDMHAVLEPHIESSNKTQASCDPCLPPGPKTGACSVSLAGGDFHSCLSSVIPFGDSSRLSPPGHTY, from the coding sequence ATGGGCAGCTCCCTGGGCTCACCCCAGAGATCGCTGTCTGCCCCCAGGCACCGAAGGTCTAGGCCTTGGCCTGAGTGGGTTCAGCACAGTCATGGACCCAAGGTTCCTGCTCACCTCCACACGCCCCAGAGAgtggtgggaacctggaggcgCTCTGCCATCAGACATCCCACAGGCGTCACTCTGGGCCTGGATCTCTCCAGTGCCTGGGACACCTATATGAAACGATGGCTTTGGAGTGTTCGGAACCCTGGGTGGACCTGCAGCCCGGTGACAGTCAAGATTGCCCCTCCTGAGGGAAGAGGTAGTCCTCTGGCTTCTCTAGAACAGGGAGCACACATTGCAGAGCATCCTGAGGAGCTTCCAGACCCTTGTGCCAAGGAGACAGTGCTGAGAGCTCTCAGCCAGTGCAAGAAGGGGACTAGACGATTTGATGAACCTCTGTGGTTTGAAGTCCCAGAGGtgaaaaatagaagacaaaacCCAGAACCCAAGCGTTCTTCAGCCTTTAAACCCTGGATAAAAAATGGAGTGGCTGTTTCTTTtgttcccaagcctgggcctctGAACCAAAGCATCGACTACATGAGCTTCAATGTCTTTAAGAAGAAAACTGACCCCCAGCCCTGtatccacacagacatgcatgctgtGTTAGAGCCCCACATAGAAAGCTCTAACAAGACCCAGGCCTCCTGTGACCCCTGTCTACCCCCGGGTCCCAAGACTGGAGCCTGCAGCGTCTCCTTGGCAGGTGGGGATTTCCATTCTTGTCTGAGCTCTGTCATCCCCTTTGGAGACTCCAGTAGACTTTCACCCCCTGGCCACACATACTAG